The genome window GGCATGGCTCAAGGACAGGTTGAGGCGGGCACGAGGCTGGGCGGCTCCGGTGCTCCTGGTGGGAATCGTCGCGGCCCCCGCGGCCGGGCGCGCGCGGCAGGAGTCGGGCGCGGAAGGTGTCCCCGTTCCGACGGACCCGCCGACGAGCACCGTGGCCCCGGAAGCGGGCACGACGCAGGACTCCATCCCCGCGGCTTCGGGGGATGCATCGACTCCGCCCGCGCCAGAGACCTCGGACGCCACCGCGACCCAGACCGCGCCCGAGCAGGCGCCCGGGCTTCCGGGTGACGCACCGACGCAAGCCGCGAGCGAGGCGCCCCCCGCGTCGCCGGACCTGACGCCGGAGCCCGGGCAGCGCAAGTTCGAGAGCGTGGTGGTGGGGACGTCGGAGACGCGCACGAGCGGCTCGGTGCATGTCCTCAAGCCGTCGCAGCTGGAGCGCTTCAAGCGCGATGACCCGAGCATGGTCCTGATGACGGTGCCCGGCGTCTACGCGCGCGGCGAGGACGGCTACGGGCTCCGGCCGAACGTGGGCCTTCGCGGCGTCAACCCGGACCGCAGCAAGAAGGTGACGCTGCTGGAGGACGGCGTGCTCTTCGGCCCGGCGCCCTACAGCGCGCCCGCGGCCTACTTCTTCCCGCTCGTCACGCGCATGCAGTCGGTGCGCGTGCTCAAGGGCCCCTCGGCGATTCAACAGGGGCCGCAGACGGTGGCGGGCTCCGTGGAGTTCATCACCCGCGACATCCCCGCCTCGGAGTCGGCGTGGCTGGACATCGCCGGCGGTGGCTACCTGTACGGCAAGGCGCACGGCGTCTTCGGCGCGAGCACCGAGCGCGCGGGCTTCCTCCTCGAGGGCCTGCACCTGCGCAGCAACGGCTTCAAGGAGCTGGACGGCGGCGGCACCACGGGCTTCCGCCGCAACGAGTGGATGGCCAAGGGCCGCTACTGGCTGGTGCCCGACGGCGAGGTGCGCCAGAGCCTGAACATCAAGCTGGGCTACTCCGACGAGGTCTCCAACGAGACCTACCTGGGCCTGTCCGACGAGGACTTCCGCGCCAACCCGCTGCGCCGCTACGCCTCCAGCGCGTTGGACAGGATGGAGTGGCACCGCACGCAGGTGGCCGTCAGCCACGTGCTGGAGGCGGGCTCGCTGGCCATCACCACGACGGCCTACCGCCACGACCTCACGCGCGCCTGGCGGAAGATCAACCGCCTGGGCGGCGCCGCCATCGCCACCGTGCTCGCGGACCCGACCAGCGCGCGCAACTCCATCTACTACGGCGTGCTCACCGGCCAGCTCGACAGCGCGTCCTCGCAGGAGCTGCTCTTCATCGGCCCCAATGACCGGACCTTCGTGTCCCAGGGTGTCCAGAGCGTCGCGCGGTGGACCACGACGACGGGGCCGCTGAGCCACAACCTGGAGGTCGGCGCCCGCTTCCACTTCGACAGCATCGACCGGCTGCACACCGAGGACGCGTTCCGCATGGCCGGCGGCGAGCTGGTCGCCACCAACACCGCCACGTCCACCACGGCGAACAACAAGGACGCCACGCACGCGCTCGCGCTCCACGTGACGGACGCCATCGCCTGGGGCCCGCTCGTGCTCACGCCCGGCGTGCGCCTGGAGGTCATCCGCTCCCGCTCCTACGACCGGCTCACCGGCGAGGACACGAACGGAGCGCTCGAGGTGCTGATGCCCGGCATGGGCGCGTTCGGCGCGCTGACGCCGAACCTGGGCCTCTTCGCCGGCGCGTACCGGGGCTTCTCACCGCCGGCGCCCGGTCAGCCGGACTCGGTGGGCGCGGAGCGGAGCATCAACTACGAGACGGGCGCCCGGTGGACCCGCCGCGGCGAGCGCTTCGAGGTGGTGGGCTTCTTCAACGACTACTCGAACCTCACCGCCATCTGCACCTTCTCCAGCGGCTGCGTGGACGACGACCTGGACCGCCAGACGGACGCGGGCCGCGCCCACATCTACGGCCTGGAGGTCTTCGCGGAGAAGGTCTTCCGTCCCGGCGGCGGCCTGACGTTCCCCGTCACCGCGTCGTACACCTTCACGCGCACGGAGCTGCTCGAGGACTTCCAGTCCGCCGACCCGCAGTTCGGCAACGTGAAGGCCGGGGACGAGCTGCCGTACGTCCCCCGGCACCAGCTCTCCGCGTCCGTCGGCGTCGAGGGCCGGCTGGGCGGCGTGGCCGTGAGCGCCCTCTACATCGACACGATGCGCGAGAAGGCGGGGCAGGGCGAGGCGCCTCCCGGGGAGCTGACGGACTCGCTCCTGACGTTCGATGTCAACGCGAACTGGAACTTCTCGCGCTGGGGGCAGCTGTACCTGAGCGCGCGCAACATCCTCGACACGGTGGAGATCGCCTCCCGCCGGCCGTACGGCGCGCGCCCCAACGCGCCGCGCACCGTCATCCTGGGCTTCAAGCTCACCCACTGAGGCCCTGGGACTCCGCCCCGGGCGTGCTCGCCGGGGCGGCCTAGAGGTAGAAGCGGTCCGTCACCCCGGCGGTGCGCTGGAGGATGGCGCTCCAGCCCAGCCACAGCGGGATGCGGCTGTCGCCGGTAAGCGCCTCGCCGCCCAGCGCGCCGAGCGAGCCGGTGCAGCCCGCGAGCGTGCACAGCCCCGAGTCCGTCAGGTGCTCCAGCAGCGCGCGCAGCGTGGGCATGCCCCGGGACTCGAAGCGGTCCGTCACGTCCTCTCGGCCCGCGAAGTCCGGCTCGTCGAGCGCGTCCTTCAGGAAGCGCTCGAGTGCCCACCAGAAGAGATAGATCTCCGCGCGCCGTCCCGCCGCCGTGGCCGCCGCCGCGATGGACAGGCCCTGGTGCACGCGGTCGTAGTCTCCACTGTGAAGGAAGACGACCACCTTGGGCGACGCGGGGGCGCTCATGCGGGCCTCATACTGTCCCGCACTGGATTTCGTCCATTGGCATGCCCTCTTGGACCGCTCGGCCCTTTGGCTTGCACCCCTCCCCCGGCGCTTGCTAGGTAACTCGGACCTTCCGCACACCTCCGCCTTGTCGGGCACCCGGGACGGACCCACTTCAAATGGTCGAGGACATCACAGCGCGGCGCAAGGACGCTCACCTCGACCTGTGCGCCACCGGTGACGTGGAGCCCGGTCAGAACAGCACCCTGCTGGACCTGGTCCACCTGGTCCACTGCGCCATGCCGGAGATGTCCGTGGAGGACGTGGACCTGTCCACGCCGTTCCTGGGCAAGCGGCTGCGCCACCCGCTGCTCGTCACGGGCATGACGGGCGGCACCGAGCGCGCCGGTGTGGTCAATCGCGACCTGGCCCTGGTGGCCGAGCGCCACGGGCTGGCCTTCGGCGTGGGGAGCCAGCGGGCCATGTCGGAGGACGCGACGCGGGCGGCCTCGTTCCAGGTGCGGCAGGTGGCGCCCACGGTGGCGCTCCTGGGCAACATCGGCCTGTACCAGGCGGTGCGGCTGGGCGTGGACGGCGTGCGGCGGCTGATGGACGGCATCGGCGCGGACGGCATCGCCCTGCACCTCAACGCCGGGCAGGAGCTGACCCAGCCCGAGGGCGACCGGGACTTCCGCGGCGGCTACGCGGTGGTGGAGTCGCTGGTGAACGCCCTGGGAGAGCGGCTGCTCGTCAAGGAGACCGGGTGCGGCATCGGCCCGGAGGTGGCGCGGCGCTTGGTGGAGTTGGGTGTGCGCAACATCGACGTGTCCGGGCTGGGCGGCACGTCGTGGGTCCGGGTGGAACAACTTCGGGCCACGGGCGTACAAGCCCAGGTGGGCGCGGAATTCAGCGCGTGGGGCATCCCCACGGCGGCGGCGGTGGCCACCGTCCGCGGGACCGTG of Myxococcus fulvus contains these proteins:
- a CDS encoding TonB-dependent receptor family protein; translated protein: MAWLKDRLRRARGWAAPVLLVGIVAAPAAGRARQESGAEGVPVPTDPPTSTVAPEAGTTQDSIPAASGDASTPPAPETSDATATQTAPEQAPGLPGDAPTQAASEAPPASPDLTPEPGQRKFESVVVGTSETRTSGSVHVLKPSQLERFKRDDPSMVLMTVPGVYARGEDGYGLRPNVGLRGVNPDRSKKVTLLEDGVLFGPAPYSAPAAYFFPLVTRMQSVRVLKGPSAIQQGPQTVAGSVEFITRDIPASESAWLDIAGGGYLYGKAHGVFGASTERAGFLLEGLHLRSNGFKELDGGGTTGFRRNEWMAKGRYWLVPDGEVRQSLNIKLGYSDEVSNETYLGLSDEDFRANPLRRYASSALDRMEWHRTQVAVSHVLEAGSLAITTTAYRHDLTRAWRKINRLGGAAIATVLADPTSARNSIYYGVLTGQLDSASSQELLFIGPNDRTFVSQGVQSVARWTTTTGPLSHNLEVGARFHFDSIDRLHTEDAFRMAGGELVATNTATSTTANNKDATHALALHVTDAIAWGPLVLTPGVRLEVIRSRSYDRLTGEDTNGALEVLMPGMGAFGALTPNLGLFAGAYRGFSPPAPGQPDSVGAERSINYETGARWTRRGERFEVVGFFNDYSNLTAICTFSSGCVDDDLDRQTDAGRAHIYGLEVFAEKVFRPGGGLTFPVTASYTFTRTELLEDFQSADPQFGNVKAGDELPYVPRHQLSASVGVEGRLGGVAVSALYIDTMREKAGQGEAPPGELTDSLLTFDVNANWNFSRWGQLYLSARNILDTVEIASRRPYGARPNAPRTVILGFKLTH
- the fni gene encoding type 2 isopentenyl-diphosphate Delta-isomerase, which gives rise to MVEDITARRKDAHLDLCATGDVEPGQNSTLLDLVHLVHCAMPEMSVEDVDLSTPFLGKRLRHPLLVTGMTGGTERAGVVNRDLALVAERHGLAFGVGSQRAMSEDATRAASFQVRQVAPTVALLGNIGLYQAVRLGVDGVRRLMDGIGADGIALHLNAGQELTQPEGDRDFRGGYAVVESLVNALGERLLVKETGCGIGPEVARRLVELGVRNIDVSGLGGTSWVRVEQLRATGVQAQVGAEFSAWGIPTAAAVATVRGTVGPDVRLVGSGGIRTGLEVAKVLALGADVAGMALPLFRAHQTGGVAAAEQALEVILTGLRQALVLTGSRSCAALRRRPRVVTGVLKDWMAAL